The genomic window ACAGTTGAATTCAAAAACAAAATCGGTCTTTCAAACACAGTTCCATTTGAATATGATAATGATGTTTATGAATATGCTCACACATTAATGGAAGCAAAAAATGTTGAATATGAAAAATGATTAAACTTATTCGAAGAATATAAAGCTAAATATGCTAAAGAAGCCGAAATGATTAGTGCAATTTCTTCAAAAGAAGTTAAATATGATTTAACAGGAGTTGAGTTTACTGAAACTAATGTTCCTACAAGAAATTACATCAACACAATTATGAAGTTTATCGATAAGAATTTCGATAGTGTTGTTGGAGGTTCAGCTGATTTAGCGGCGGCAACTAAAGTAGCATTCTCAAAACAATTAAATTCTGAAGGTGGAAAAAACATCAAATATGGAATTAGAGAATTTGCTATGGCTGCAATCAATAATGGAATCTACTTAGACATGAATCTTAAGACAATTGATGGAACATTCTTAGCTTTTGCTGACTATATGAAAGCTGGAATTAGACTTGGTGCTTTAATGGAAATTCCTTCAATTCACGTATTCACACACGACTCATATCAAGTTGGAGGAGATGGTCCTACACACCAACCATTCGATCAAATTCCTATGTTACGTGCTATGTCAAACGTTAAAGTTGTTCGTCCATGTGATGAATCTGAAATGTTGGGTGCATTCCAATACGGATTAAATAGTAAAAAAGATCAAATCGCAATTATTGGATGTCGTCAAAATATCAAATCATTCAATGCTATTAAAAAAGGTACATTACCAGCAGCTTACGTAATTAAAAATCAAATTAACTACGATTTAAGTATCTTAGCTAGTGGTTCAGAAGTTGAACTTGCTGTCAAAGTATCAAACTTACTTGAAGAAAAAGGAATTAAATCTCAAGTTGTTTCAGTTCCTGTTTTACAAGATTTAGTAAACAATGAATCATTAATCAAAACACTTGGATTAAATTCTAAACCAATGTATGCAATCGAAGCAACAAGTGACTCAATGTGATTCCGTTTAGCAAAATACAATAAATTTGATGCATTCTTATCTGAAGGATATGGATGATCTGAAGATGGTCAAAAAGTTTATGAACTCAAAGGATTTGAAGCTAATAAACTTTCAGCAAAAATTCAAGAATTTCTTAAATAATTAAATTATTAAATCGGTTCGCCGATTTTTTTAATCTAAAAAATATGAAAAATTTTGCATGTTTGCTCAGATTTTTTTAAAAAAGCGTTTACAAATTTGCCTTATTTATAGATATAAAGGAAATATTTTCACTATTATTTTTTCATCTTAAATTTATTATGGAAATGCTAATAAAAATTTTGGAAAATAAAAAAGTAAAAAGGAGGTTTTTTATGAAATTTAGAAGCAAAAAGATACTTTTAACTTCAACTATATTTTTAATGGGATCTTCATCTCTACCTATTCTGTTTGTAAATTCATGCATAAAAACAGAGAAAGACAATCAAAAGGAAAGTAAAATTTTAAAATTTTATGAAGAAAAAGATATTGATATAAATCCGTATTCATTAGATTTCTCAACAATTATGAATACAAACATAGAATCAAATAATATTTTATATTCTTCAGTTGCTCCTCAACTTTTTAGAGCAAAAACAATCTCAGCACCAACTTACAAAAAGAATTCGAGTTATGGATTGGAAAATTCAGGATTATATGCATATAAATTTGAATTAGCTGAAAAAATTATAATTTACAAATCCGATGATGAAGTAGTTCACTTTGATAGCGATGATTATAAAATTGAACAAAAGAATAGTGGTGAAATTTATGAAAAATTAATGAGTGATAATGACAAATCCATAAATTCTCAAAATTTCATCGATTCAATGAATAATGCAACTAAAATCGAAATCAAAATTAAAGACAATATTTACTGAGTTGACTCAAAGGGTAATAGAACCAATTATCTAGTAAATGCTGAAGACTTTTGATTTTCGTATTTAAGAAGTTATTATAACGGATTCTTCCAAAGAACTTTCACTGGTCAAAATGGTAGTCCATCAACATCAATGAATATTGATGCTCAGAATAGAATAAGACTAAAAGATCTATCAAATAAACGTTTTGGTAGTGTGTTGTTTACAAATAATCAACAATTTGAAATACATGGGATAAGTTCTGGTAAATTTATTGAATTTGATTCTGAATTTAACTCTATTAATTCAGTAAAAGAAAATAAACTGATTTTTGAGCAAGATCCAGATTACAAAAATGTAAAAAACTTTATGGGATTTTTTGACTTAATGTTAGTAAACTCATTGATTTTTAGTCCTGCACCAAGTCAATATATAAAAGAATTATCAAAAAAACATAATGAGTATTTTACAAAAGATGACCAAGAAATTCCATTATATGGTTATGGTATCATAAAAAATATTGGATTATATTTTTATGGAACAAATGGCTGAGAAAACAATCTTTATGCAGGACCATACATTCCAAATTCGACTAGTTCATCTCATAACAAAATACTTTTAACTAAAAATAAACATTATTGAGATAAACAATTTGTTGAATCAAATAAGACGATTGAACAAATCGAATTTAATTACTCTCAAAATGACTCAATTTTAAACTTTAACAAAATTAAAACTGAAAAAAACTCATTGATAAATTTTCTCTCGTTAACTCCTGAACAGCAAAATTACATAAACGTAAACTTAGATAAATTTAACTTAATTCCATATAAAAAATACAATAATACTAAGTCAGTTGGTAATAATGCTTTTAACATTACTCCGAAACCAAATGAATTGGTTAATGCTGGTTCAAAGTTTACATTAAATTCAGTTGATTACAATAGTATTGCATTCAACGATAATTATTCAAAAATAGTTTATGGTAGTTCTATAAATGAAATTCAACAAGGATTTAGAGGAAAATTCGATAGTAAAACTTCTATCTCCTCAGGAGTTTTTGACAATAAATCAATTGCTTTTCGTTCAATAATTAATGCATCATTAAATTGAACATATATTAAAGATACATTAAATGTAAATTCCCAATTATGACTAACAAATGCAGCACCAGACACAAAAATAGGTGGTAATAACCAAAGCACTTCAAAATTTAAAACTGTAAGAGATGCAAATGATATTATCAATGATTTAATTGTAATTAATGAACTTGGTGAGAAAATTAACTTAGAAAAGTCTAATTCAAACCAAATCAAAAGTTCTAATTTTGAAGTATTAAAAAATCAAATGAATTTACTTCTCAATTCACTTTTTGATAATTCAGAACTAAAACTAGATAAAAATGATAAGATAACCTGATATATTTATAATAATCGTCTAATTAATCAAAATGAAAGAAATATGTTTGAACAAATGATTCAAACCATAAAAGGATTAGATGAAAGACTAAATCCAATTTTTGTTTATTTACCAACTCAAATTGAAGTAAATAAAGTTTTAGGATCATACAATGGAGGAGGAAATAACTCTATTTCACAATTCATTACCTACTCATATGAAAAAAATGATTTATCACCTTACTTAGATAAAATTACTCATGCGATTGGTTTAAGTCCATTTGCTCTTTGATATAAATTCAGCATGCTAAATGATGAAGATGTCTTGGCATTAAACTTCCCTGCACTCACTCGTTTTAGTAAAACGATGAAAGAAAAGTTTGAGGATGGGTTCCTAAAATTAAATGAAATTTATGTAAAGGAAGACAACCAATTCAGAAAAATAGTTTGGGATGACTTAAATAAATTCAATTCTTATGAAGAAAGAAATCTTTATCTAAGAGGAATACAAAAGACTGAGGAAGAAAATAAAACTGGTTTTGTTAATGTTGGTTTTGGTGGTTTAGGATACTTATGAGATCCGATAAAAAAGATATTCAAAATTGACAACATTATTGAACAAGCCAAATTCGCTAATTATTATTTAAAAATAACTACAAATGAAGAATTGATTCAACTTCTTAGAGAATTAAATACATTTAGATCATTCAATATTGATTTAGATAAAAATATTGATTCAATAAACTTCTTGGATTACAAAATAGTAAATAAAGATGTTCTTTATGAAATACCTTTTAACGATGTAATTTATGTTCAAGATATTAAACTCAAATAAATTTAGTTTTATTGGTTTAATTCTACTAAAAATTATTTCATCATCAATCTTCTTTATAACATTCTTATCAATTATCTACTTGTTTTTTAACTTAAATTCAGTAGTACCATTAAAAGTTAAGGAGATTATCGATGATCCAAATAGAGATATAACCATCTTAAACAAGATTGTCTCTGAATATTTTTTAGATAAAAGCATCATTTTTAGACTTATAAAATTTTGACAACGTTTTTTCACTGGAGAATTGTATGGTTTTTCATCAATTAATGAAAAAATAGGAGTTTACAGTAGTTCACTCACTCAAAACTTTAATTATTGAATTGATTCAAATAAATACACTTTTACAATTTCATTTATAAGTCTTATTTTGAGCGTTCCTATTTCTTTTATTCTTTCATTTTTAGTTGCAATAAAACGTTTTTCTTGAATTGACTATACATTAAATTCTTTTATTCTAACAATTTTAAGTATACCTATAGTAGTCTTTATACCTCTTTGTAACATATTATTAAATTTTGTAGGAGTTGATTATAACTTCGACTATAATAATTTTTGAAAACTGATTTATCCAACTTTAAGTTTACTAACGTTTATTTGCTTTTCTTGAATTCAGATTTTAAGACCTATAATGATTGAGATAACTCAATCAAACTCATATAATTTTCTTAGACAAATGGGTTTCTCACAAACAAAAATGTTCTTATATTTATTTATACCTAGATCTATTAATAAAGCTTTAACAGCATTACCGTTTTATTTAATAAGTGTTTTTTTCTATGGTATTTATCTTGAAACTTTTTATAATTTTCCGGGTACAATAAATCATTTTTATGGTGTTATAAGTAATTATGAAACTGATTCAGCTTGTTATTTTTTATCGATCATAATTATTGTGTTTATGTTTGCCACAGTGATTACTCAAAGTTTAAATGTAGTACTTAAAAATAGGTGGAATAATGAATAAAAGTTTCTTTAATTTTTCTCAAAAAGAACAACATTTTGTTGTTCCAATCCATAAGAATAGTAATTTTTTAAGAAAATTATTATCAAATAAATTATTTATTTGATTAATGGCATTTACAATAATTATTCTAATAATTTCATTAATATCATTTATTTTTAACGGAGGAGTAATTCCACTATTAAAAGAATTAGGAATTGAAAAGAATATTAAACCAATTTTTTTAAGAAAAAACAATTTAATAGAAACAATTTATAATCCGGAAGTTAATGAAAAAATCAAACTTTTGGTCTCTTTTTTAGAAAAAAATAATATTGATTACAGTATCGATTACACTAAATTGGTACCTAAATTATCTTTTAATATTTTAGATATTCTAAACACAAAAGAGCGTTTTGAACTATTATTAGGTACAAATAATTTGGGCGAATCAGTTTTAATAAGCACAATGAATAAGTTTACTCATTCAGTGCTTATTACAATGTCTATATTTATAGCTGAACTTCTTATTGCTTTACCAATAGGTTCGTTTATCTCACTAAATAGAAGGAATTTTACAATTTGTAACGCTGTTTTTAGTTACTTCATTATGGTTCCTGACTTAGTTATTCTAATGTTGTTATTAGTTGTTGTAAAAAACTTTTTTGTGTTGCTAACAATATTGCTTATAACTGGTATTTTTAGATTGATATATTGAACAATGCAATATTGCTCTGCTGAAATACAGAAGGAATATATGATTATCTTAATCAATTCAAACCTATCTAAAACTGCATTGGTTTATAAACACTTGATACCTAAAGTAATATCGAAAATTCTTATTTTATTCTCTGCTAGAGTGGGTTACATGATTGGATTAATAAGTACAATAAACATAATTGGATTTCCAATTGAATGAAATGTGTTAAACAATGTAAAGGAAAATTGAAAATATTTAAATGACAACATTTGACAAATATTATTTCCAATAATTCATTTGACAATATTTTTACTATCTTTCAGATTAGTAATAGTTTCTCTAGCAAGAACAATCGATACTATAAAATAGGAGAATTATGAAAAAATTTAATTTTAATGGATATTTACTTGAATACTTTGAATTATTCAATAATAAAGACAAAAACTTAATATTTATTCATGGTTTTGGATCTAATATAGAATTTTTTAGTAAATTAATTACTAAACTTAGTTCTAATTATAATATTTATGGATTGAATATGCCTGCTCATGGTGATTCGGAATATTCTGAAAACTTAATGAATTTTAAAATGTTTTGTGAAATTTTTAGACAGTTCATGAACTTCTTGGACTTAGATAATATTACGCTAATTGGCCACTCCCTTGGTGGAGGCATTGCTGCCGCTAATTTAAATAATTCTTATAAAATCAAAAAATGTGTCTTAATTGGTCCGATGAATCCAACAAGTTTATCCAGAGTTAATGAATTTAACGAGTGTTTCTTCCCTAGAACAGTTAATGAATGAGAAAAACTAATAAAGCTTTGTTATTACAATCCCGAAATAATAATTCAAAATCCAGAAATTAGAAAAAGAACTGAAGCGTACTTAAAAGACTATTCAGTTGAACTTGACTATATTTATCAACTAGGTAAAGATCTTCCTTCAAGTACAAACATGGAAATAATTGATATTGGTTTAAAAAACTTTAATGGTGAAATAGGATTATTTTTTGGAGATCATGATGGAATAATCGATTTAAAAAAAATCACTTCTTATTATAGAAGTGTTTCAAAAAATTTGAATGTTTATGAAATCAAAAAATCCAGGACATTCTATTTGACTTGAAAATTGAGAGGATTTCATAACAAATCTTACAAGTTTTCTAGAAAAATAATTATAAACTGGTGTTTACATAAATGTAACCATCAGTTTTTTTAATGTCAATAACTGTAATTAAGATGTTTTTGTCATATTGTCTAATTAAACTGATTAAGTCGGCAGCATCAATATACATACAATTTGTGAAAATCATAAATTGCTCTTGTTTTGAGTAGCTTCCAATCACTTTTGACACACTGAAAGAAAATCTACTGCTACTGTTTTCGTGGATAGCATTCAACAACTGTTCATATTCTTTAGCAAAAATTTGGACTTGAACTGTTTTATATCTTGGGAAAATTAAGTTAATTGCAACTTGGAAAATAGCCATCATTCCAAGACCAGCTAAGAAGTTAGGACTAAATAAAACATCTAAAGCTAAAGTGTTTTCTTGAACTTGAGTCGTATCAATTTTTTCAGTGTTTAACGCTATAATAGCCGGTATAAAGTTTCCGATTAAATTTGCAAATATAAGAGAAATAACATTAAGAATAGTTAATACTTGACCTAAATCTTTATGTTTTTTCTTAGCAATCATTGTACCAAGAATATCAAATCCTCCAGAACAAGATTCTAAAATGAATAATGCACCAGTGAATACGCCATTTAAAGTTCCTCAAGCCAAACCATATAAAATAATTGAAACTTGTTTAGTTGCATCTGAAGACGAATTTCACAAGGTCATATATATAGTATATTCAGTAAATCCAGCTGGTGAACCTTTGTTAAGGTTAGCGAAAATAAACACATCTTCAACATTTGGAATAAATCCAATTATTAGTCCCACAAGAGTTTGTACAAATAAAAATAAGATTGTAAAATAGAAGAATCTTTTTGATAAATATTTATAACTAAGCAATAATAGAGGTATATTTAATATAAAATATAACACTCAGAAAATCAAGTTATATCAAAAATAAGAAACTTCCTGTGAGTAGCCATTGTATCTCAAAAGGAATTGACTAAGTCTTCCGATTGATTGACCTATAGCACTAAGACCTAATTCATACAATCCAGTGTTTTGGACAAGGAAAACTAGGCAAGCTCCATACAAAATTCCTATAAATACAATTAACAAAATTTGTTTGAAATTACTCTTGTTGTTATATAACTGAGAAAAGTACAGAACAGAACTTTGAACTTTTACTCTTTGATATGCGTTTTTCTTTTTAATTTTTACTTCTTGGGTTGTTTCTTTTTTAGTTTTATTATTTAAAATTTCATTATCTTTTTTCATGTTTTAAATTATATAATAAAATGCTTTTACTTCTTTATTTTAAGTAAAATAAATAACAAAGTTCTCTTAATTCTACTGCTTGTGTAACGCTTTGAAACACATTTTTGAACAAATGAATCGTAATCAGTGATATCGATGTGTTTTTTAAATAAATTTTCAATTCCTTCATCAACCATTTTATATTTTCTTAGTTTTTTAGGACTTGAATTTCTTATAATTTTTTGTAATTTTGGGTAAGAATCTTGAATTCTTTTTTTACTAAATCATTTTTTTGGAACTGGAGTGAATTTAGAAAAATCTTCACCATTAAAAAACATCTCTCTAATTTTTGTTGCACTTGCAAAAGAATCACTAACTTCTAATGAATGATAATTAACAGTACGTTCATGAGTTAAAGGAATAATATTCAAATTATTAAAAATAATTGTTTTTACATATTCATTAGCTAAAATATCATTAGGAAGTTCGATATTTCTACCGGATAATTCTTGTAATGCTAAATTTGTTGCTTTGGGAAATGAATTTCCTTTTTCTTTTAAATATTTTTTAACTAAAAAATTATATTTGTCTGAATTATTTTTGATTAAATTAGCACATTCGATAAAAATATCTATATTATTACTTTCACAACCAAAAACTAAATAATTTATTTTTTTTTTATTTAACTTAAATATTGCTTGCTGTGCAAAAATATGTGCAGCTTGAGAAGTATCCATCACATTCAACGGAATTACTTTTGATACACCATAACTTTTAGCCATTTTCTTTCTTTTTCTATAAGAAAGGATTGCTAATTCGCCTCTTTGAGTATATTTTTTACTTAAAGCAACAATAATTTGTGAATTTGGAAATTGTTTTTTTATTCAATTTATTTGAAATATATGACCATTGTGAAACGGATTATATTCCGCGATTATTCCAACTTTGATTTTATTATTAAACATATTATTATTGTATAATACAATTATGATAAAAAAAGATAAATTTAAGTCATCTTTTCAACCATTAATAAGTATTTTAATACCAACTTATAATATTACTAAATATTTTGATGATACTTTAAAATCTATAAATAATCAAACGTACAAGAACATAGAAGTTATTATTAGTGATGATAATTCAAAAGATTTCTTTTACAATAAATTAGTTAAAAAGGCTGAAAAATATCCTGACTTGAATATAAAGATTTATCATCAAGAAGAGAATAAAGGTGTTGCTTTTGCAAGAGATTTTTTAGTTGAAAAGGCAAGCGGAGAATATATATTTTTTCTTGATGATGATGACCGTTTATATTCAAGAAACACTCTTTTAAATATTATAAAATACTTAAAGCCAGACACAGAAATATATTCTGGCAATTTTGTATTTGCTTTTGATGCAATACCTTATAATCCTCATAAGAGTAATTATGTCAATTATTCGATTTACAATTCATCAAGAGCGTTAAATAACTCTGTAGATTACTACTTAAAAAAAATTACTTTTACTTGAGGTAATTTATTTAAAAAGGATTTTTTGATAAAAAACAACATTAAATTCAATGATTCTGGACTTAGAATTTTTGAAGATATAGCATCGCTTGGAAAAATCTACTTCTTATGTTCAAAATTTCAATATACAAATAAACCAACTGTGAGATATTTAAGAAGAAGAAATAGTTTATCAAATCTTAATATTGAAAAATTTAATGAAAAAATGCTATTTCTAGAGCAAGCTTATAGAATTAGCATTAATCAAATTAATGAGATATTAAAAAAACAAGATAATCCTAATTCAGAGGAAATAATAAATAAATTACACAATGCAAAATTTATAGAATTTCTTAATTTAATTACTCAGCATTATCTTAAAAGCAGAAAAATAAAAAGAAATAGAGAAATTATTGATAAATACATTTCGAATAATATTTTAAGAATAAAAAACGAAATTTTTCAATATGCAAAACTTAAGTTTTTTGCTAAAAATATGTATTATTTGCCTATTTTTAATAAAATTAAGAAAACTCTTAATGAGAAATAAAAACTTTTTTATATCTACAAAAAAATAAGCAATTATATTTAATTTTTGCTTTTATATTTTAAAAAAGTATATATAATTGTAATGCTAATTATTAGAACCACTTGAATAAGGAGGAAAAATGGCTATTGTACCAAAACGTAAAACATCTAAACAACGTAAACACAAGAGAAGAACCCACGATGCGCTAACAACACCTAACCTTGTTGCATGCTCAAATTGTACTCAATTGATCGAACAACACTGTGTATGCAGATTCTGTGGTTTCTACAAAGGAAAAAAAGTTGAAGGTTTTACACCAATCAACAATTAATTATATTAATAATGCACCTCTTTGGTGCTTTTTTTGTCCACTTTTTGTTTACATTCAAATTAACTAGCATATTAGTTTGGAGGTTAATATATGATACTTTATAAAATTGGTGAAATAATGCATATAAATGCACAAAATATAATATTCGAATCTAAAGGTGATGGATATTCGCTAATAGTACCTAATTCTGCACGTTTTAGTGCCAATCAAAAAGTTAAATTATTCATATACGAATATAAAAGTGATTATAGTGCTCAAACTTATGCTTTTAAAGACTATATGGAAAGGGTTCTATTTGTTGATTTAATATCATTAACCGGTATTGGACCTAGAATTGCAATGAATTTACTGGACAATGATTGAGAAAAAATAGCGAATTACATAGCTCTTTCTGATGTTGAATCACTTAGTAAAATTCCTTATGTTCAAGATAAGCAAGCTAAACTAATAGTGGTAAATTTACAAAACAAATGAAACAAAATTTTACTTAAAAATAAAGATATTACCAAAAACACAAATGAAATATCTAATATAAATGACGTAGTGTCCTCATTAAAGATCATGGGATTTAAAGAAAAACAAATAAATGAAGCTATAAGCAAAATAGAAAATAAAGGTGATGTTGAAGAAATGATTCAGAAAAGTATAGAATTCATTTCAAAACAAATGAATGAAAGTAGAATTACAACCAAGTAGTTTTGATGAATTTATTGGTCAAAGCAATGTAAAGAATACTATCAAAACTATGATTGATAGTTCATTAAGACAAGGGATTAATCTTGACCACATGTTATTCCATGGAATACCTGGTACTGGCAAAACTTCTTTAGCAGGTATAATTGCAAATGAGTTGAATAGACAGATACACTATGTTCAAGCTTCAAATTTAGAGAAAAAATCAGATTTAATAACTATTTTGACTTGCTTGAATGAAGGTGATATTTTATTTATAGATGAAATCCATTCGTTAAATTCAATAATTGAGGAATCGTTGTATAATGCAATGGAATATTTTGTTTTTGACTTAATAATTGGTGTTGATGCGAGTGCAAGAACTATGAGAATGAATTTGAAAAAATTTACTTTAATTGGTGCTACAACAAAATTCAATATGATTTCAAAACCATTCAAAGAACGTTTTGGTTATATCGCTCGTTTTAATAATTACACTAAAAAAGAACTTTGTAAAATTATAAGAAATAGCGCAGACAAATTACAAATAAAAATAAAAGATGAAGAAATATTACAAATTTCTTCCTTTTCCAACTTTACCCCCAGAATTGCTAACAACTTACTCAAAAGATGTAATGATTTTAGAATTTCTCTTAATAAAGATATAATTGACCAAGAAACGGTAAAAATTACTTTCTATAATTTAGATCTTTATAAATTAGGACTAGGAAAAGAACATGTTGATTATCTTAAAATGCTTAGAGAAAATTTTAACGATAAGTGAGTTTCGCTTGATACCATTGCGAATTTGATGAGTATACCTAAAGAAAATATTTTAATTAATATTGAGCCACTTTTATTAATGCATGGACTATTGATTAAGAGCTCCAGAGGTAGAAAAATTAGTTCATATGGTATTGATTATTTACTAGATTTAAAAAAATAAAAAATGCCCGTTAAATAGGGCATTTCTATTATTAATCTTCGTCTTTTGATTGAATATTTCTACGTTTAATAATTTCATCAGAAATATTTTTTGGAGTTTTTTCATAATGATCAAATTGCATTTGATATGTTCCACGTCCACTTGTCATACTACGTAAATCTGTTGAATAACCAAACATTTCTGAAAGAGGAACTGCAGCTTTAACAATTGTAGCTCCATCATTTCTTTGTTCTTGGTCATTAACAAGTCCTCTACGACGCGATAAGTCTCCGATAACATCTCCAATGTAATCACTAGGAACAACTACTGAAACATCCATAATAGGTTCTAATAAAA from Mycoplasma anserisalpingitidis includes these protein-coding regions:
- a CDS encoding OppA family ABC transporter substrate-binding lipoprotein translates to MKFRSKKILLTSTIFLMGSSSLPILFVNSCIKTEKDNQKESKILKFYEEKDIDINPYSLDFSTIMNTNIESNNILYSSVAPQLFRAKTISAPTYKKNSSYGLENSGLYAYKFELAEKIIIYKSDDEVVHFDSDDYKIEQKNSGEIYEKLMSDNDKSINSQNFIDSMNNATKIEIKIKDNIYWVDSKGNRTNYLVNAEDFWFSYLRSYYNGFFQRTFTGQNGSPSTSMNIDAQNRIRLKDLSNKRFGSVLFTNNQQFEIHGISSGKFIEFDSEFNSINSVKENKLIFEQDPDYKNVKNFMGFFDLMLVNSLIFSPAPSQYIKELSKKHNEYFTKDDQEIPLYGYGIIKNIGLYFYGTNGWENNLYAGPYIPNSTSSSHNKILLTKNKHYWDKQFVESNKTIEQIEFNYSQNDSILNFNKIKTEKNSLINFLSLTPEQQNYINVNLDKFNLIPYKKYNNTKSVGNNAFNITPKPNELVNAGSKFTLNSVDYNSIAFNDNYSKIVYGSSINEIQQGFRGKFDSKTSISSGVFDNKSIAFRSIINASLNWTYIKDTLNVNSQLWLTNAAPDTKIGGNNQSTSKFKTVRDANDIINDLIVINELGEKINLEKSNSNQIKSSNFEVLKNQMNLLLNSLFDNSELKLDKNDKITWYIYNNRLINQNERNMFEQMIQTIKGLDERLNPIFVYLPTQIEVNKVLGSYNGGGNNSISQFITYSYEKNDLSPYLDKITHAIGLSPFALWYKFSMLNDEDVLALNFPALTRFSKTMKEKFEDGFLKLNEIYVKEDNQFRKIVWDDLNKFNSYEERNLYLRGIQKTEEENKTGFVNVGFGGLGYLWDPIKKIFKIDNIIEQAKFANYYLKITTNEELIQLLRELNTFRSFNIDLDKNIDSINFLDYKIVNKDVLYEIPFNDVIYVQDIKLK
- a CDS encoding YitT family protein; its protein translation is MKKDNEILNNKTKKETTQEVKIKKKNAYQRVKVQSSVLYFSQLYNNKSNFKQILLIVFIGILYGACLVFLVQNTGLYELGLSAIGQSIGRLSQFLLRYNGYSQEVSYFWYNLIFWVLYFILNIPLLLLSYKYLSKRFFYFTILFLFVQTLVGLIIGFIPNVEDVFIFANLNKGSPAGFTEYTIYMTLWNSSSDATKQVSIILYGLAWGTLNGVFTGALFILESCSGGFDILGTMIAKKKHKDLGQVLTILNVISLIFANLIGNFIPAIIALNTEKIDTTQVQENTLALDVLFSPNFLAGLGMMAIFQVAINLIFPRYKTVQVQIFAKEYEQLLNAIHENSSSRFSFSVSKVIGSYSKQEQFMIFTNCMYIDAADLISLIRQYDKNILITVIDIKKTDGYIYVNTSL
- a CDS encoding ABC transporter permease subunit translates to MNKSFFNFSQKEQHFVVPIHKNSNFLRKLLSNKLFIWLMAFTIIILIISLISFIFNGGVIPLLKELGIEKNIKPIFLRKNNLIETIYNPEVNEKIKLLVSFLEKNNIDYSIDYTKLVPKLSFNILDILNTKERFELLLGTNNLGESVLISTMNKFTHSVLITMSIFIAELLIALPIGSFISLNRRNFTICNAVFSYFIMVPDLVILMLLLVVVKNFFVLLTILLITGIFRLIYWTMQYCSAEIQKEYMIILINSNLSKTALVYKHLIPKVISKILILFSARVGYMIGLISTINIIGFPIEWNVLNNVKENWKYLNDNIWQILFPIIHLTIFLLSFRLVIVSLARTIDTIK
- a CDS encoding ABC transporter permease subunit, with protein sequence MFKILNSNKFSFIGLILLKIISSSIFFITFLSIIYLFFNLNSVVPLKVKEIIDDPNRDITILNKIVSEYFLDKSIIFRLIKFWQRFFTGELYGFSSINEKIGVYSSSLTQNFNYWIDSNKYTFTISFISLILSVPISFILSFLVAIKRFSWIDYTLNSFILTILSIPIVVFIPLCNILLNFVGVDYNFDYNNFWKLIYPTLSLLTFICFSWIQILRPIMIEITQSNSYNFLRQMGFSQTKMFLYLFIPRSINKALTALPFYLISVFFYGIYLETFYNFPGTINHFYGVISNYETDSACYFLSIIIIVFMFATVITQSLNVVLKNRWNNE
- a CDS encoding transketolase family protein gives rise to the protein MSNKLEKKLVASMQGIALDSINKAGQGHIGMAIGAAPITYTLFGKHLNINQNDPKWINRDRFVLSAGHGSMSIYSIMHFLGLLSKEDMMEHKHIHSKTPSHPEIDSNDYIDASTGPLGQGVAMAVGMALSQKYLQSKFNKENFEIFNHDVYALHGDGCIQEGVALEAIQLAGTLNLDRLILIHDFNNIQIDSQSNEVNGVNLIEFFKSQNFETFTANVNDLESIDLAIQQAKKAKKPSYIQVHSVIAANTPNAGKSAGHNGTLKPEETVEFKNKIGLSNTVPFEYDNDVYEYAHTLMEAKNVEYEKWLNLFEEYKAKYAKEAEMISAISSKEVKYDLTGVEFTETNVPTRNYINTIMKFIDKNFDSVVGGSADLAAATKVAFSKQLNSEGGKNIKYGIREFAMAAINNGIYLDMNLKTIDGTFLAFADYMKAGIRLGALMEIPSIHVFTHDSYQVGGDGPTHQPFDQIPMLRAMSNVKVVRPCDESEMLGAFQYGLNSKKDQIAIIGCRQNIKSFNAIKKGTLPAAYVIKNQINYDLSILASGSEVELAVKVSNLLEEKGIKSQVVSVPVLQDLVNNESLIKTLGLNSKPMYAIEATSDSMWFRLAKYNKFDAFLSEGYGWSEDGQKVYELKGFEANKLSAKIQEFLK
- a CDS encoding alpha/beta fold hydrolase, with the protein product MKKFNFNGYLLEYFELFNNKDKNLIFIHGFGSNIEFFSKLITKLSSNYNIYGLNMPAHGDSEYSENLMNFKMFCEIFRQFMNFLDLDNITLIGHSLGGGIAAANLNNSYKIKKCVLIGPMNPTSLSRVNEFNECFFPRTVNEWEKLIKLCYYNPEIIIQNPEIRKRTEAYLKDYSVELDYIYQLGKDLPSSTNMEIIDIGLKNFNGEIGLFFGDHDGIIDLKKITSYYRSVSKNLNVYEIKKSRTFYLTWKLRGFHNKSYKFSRKIIINWCLHKCNHQFF